TAGAAAATCAGTTCCCATTGGTCCAAATCACCAAGCTACCATTCCTGTTTGGAGGGGCAAATATAATCATGACAGGCCCTCCTCTGGCTTAGTATCAGCTAATActgttgatgaagatgaagagagACTCGATGGGACTTCTGTGCTCTCAATGCATGAATCTGGCTCTTATTCTTCACCTAATGAGTGTGGACAAGGCAGGAAAGAGTGCAACTGCCTGGACAGTGGCTCCATTAGATGTGTTAGACAGCATGTAAGGGAAGCACGTGAAAATTTGTTGAAGACTTTTGGGAAGGAGAAGTTTGTGAACTTGGGATTTTGTGACATGGGAGAGGACGTTGCACAGCATTggactgaagaagaagaagatatgTTTCATGAGGTTGTCTACACCAATCCTGCATCATTGGGTAGAAACTTTTGGAAACATTTGTCAGTCACTTTTTCTTCTCGAACCAGCAGGGAAATAGTCAGCtactattttaatgtttttatgttGCAGAGGAGGGCCACTCAGAACAGGTCCAGGTTTATGGATATTGatagtgatgatgatgaatgtAATACAAGAAACCCTGgaattctttgttttgaaaGTTCAGATGATTCTGCCATTGAATCTCTTGGTGATGAAGATGTCAACATAGAAAACCAAGATAATTATtctgatgaagatgatgataacAGTGATGATGGAACTGATGATAATGTTCTTGGTTCAACTGGATGTGATATGGGAAACACGACGGAGATAGAGAGTGAGATTGATCAAAGATCATCAAATTGCAAGGAGAAATCACAGGTTGAGGCTTGGAGTAATCCTGATGGGCGTGTCGATGGGTGTGCTAGGATTCTTAATTACGACATTGATGTCCAGGATGATTCCTGTATGTCCTTTGAGTGTGATGCCAATATGGCGTCGTGCCATTCTCATGGTTTTGGTGATGCTAATTCTGCTATGCAAGCTAGGGGATTTAAATGTGATCAGAGTCCGCGTGTGCAAGGGAAACTTGATTTGTCCTGCAACGTGATGGAGCATGGTTATTTGTTGGATTCGTGTGTTGCTAAAGACTGGTATCATGATTACACAACATGTCCGGCTCCAAGTACAGATTTAGACTTCTTACCTACATCCAATTTGATTGAAGAGTTTTTTGGCACTCTTGATAAAAATACTGAGTGACTGAGGAATTAGCTCTTGGTAGTTTTTATGGTACCCGCATGGCAGGTTCAGGATGTTGCAGCTACGGACGTGT
This genomic stretch from Vigna radiata var. radiata cultivar VC1973A chromosome 7, Vradiata_ver6, whole genome shotgun sequence harbors:
- the LOC106768912 gene encoding uncharacterized protein LOC106768912, whose translation is MGYKRCLEANELEDLSLNKAKRFESNNEPVSLDDIVTPNKAFAKTVITGGGEDDFYNIQWYDPLEINAAKESPYAGGDKNVQTSGHFSSCSAEDDTGSGATSLSSASSDCLEFDIPQKAFVPLDDDYLGFDCSPRKSVPIGPNHQATIPVWRGKYNHDRPSSGLVSANTVDEDEERLDGTSVLSMHESGSYSSPNECGQGRKECNCLDSGSIRCVRQHVREARENLLKTFGKEKFVNLGFCDMGEDVAQHWTEEEEDMFHEVVYTNPASLGRNFWKHLSVTFSSRTSREIVSYYFNVFMLQRRATQNRSRFMDIDSDDDECNTRNPGILCFESSDDSAIESLGDEDVNIENQDNYSDEDDDNSDDGTDDNVLGSTGCDMGNTTEIESEIDQRSSNCKEKSQVEAWSNPDGRVDGCARILNYDIDVQDDSCMSFECDANMASCHSHGFGDANSAMQARGFKCDQSPRVQGKLDLSCNVMEHGYLLDSCVAKDWYHDYTTCPAPSTDLDFLPTSNLIEEFFGTLDKNTE